Genomic window (Kogia breviceps isolate mKogBre1 chromosome 15, mKogBre1 haplotype 1, whole genome shotgun sequence):
GCCCAGCTGGGGAATGAGGGTGAGGGTAGATGTGTCACTCCTGACCTATGCCATTTTGTTCCCCTCCAGACATGTGGGGGATGACAGCTTAATCGCCTGAAGGAGGTGAGTTTGAAGGAAGGGATCCCCAGTTGTGTCCCCCTTGAGCCTCTTTGGGGGTGGGCAACATGGTCCCAATGACCGGCTGGGGGAGGTTCCCTAGGCTGGGAGTCAGGAACCTGCacctgacttgctgtgtgacctcactgggcttcagtttcctgttGGTACCTGGAGATGGTTGGGGTCTGATGCTCTGGTTCCTCCCCAGGTGAAGGCCTTCGTCACCCAGGACATCCCACTCTAGTATCCTCCTTCTGttctgggggagggagaaaggggagggtaTCTGCAAGAATTTCCTTCCACTTAACTTCACAGATAGGGATCACAAATGGTCTTCAACTGACAAGTGGGATTGATTGATAGTGGCTGCCCAGCGAATTCTGAGATGGTCTTGGATTGGCAAGAGAAATTGACTAGTGATGACTGCCACAGAACCGGCACAGAGAGGAGGCCCCCTTACTTCTTTGAACCCTAATTTCCTCACGTGTAAATGGGTATCCCTACCTTGCTTGGGCAGACGAGGTAGTGTTCACATCGACAAGACCCCGGGACACCCCACCTGCCTCCGCCCACCACTACCCACCTTAACACCATCTCCAGTCACAACCTGGTAATGAAACACCTCCCGGGGGCCGACCCGGAGCTCGTGCTGCTGGGCCAACGCTTTGAGGAACTGGAGGTGAGGCCTGGGGAGGTGGACTGGGGGGAGGCGGGGCGAGAGGCGGGGCCCGGCGCGCTGACCCCGCCCCTCTTCTGCTTCAGCGAATCCCACTTAGCGACATGACCCGCGAGGAGATCAACGCGCTGGTGCAGGAGCTCGGCTTCTACCGCAAGGCGTCACCCGACGAGCCTGTGCCCCCAGAGTACCTGCGGGCGCCCGCTAGGCCCGCCGAAGGCGCTCCTGACCGCGCTGACCTGTAGGTCTGGGGACGCGGCACCACCCTGCCTGAGCCCTGGGGACAGAATGAAGCGCTCAGCGGCCCGGGAGCACCACCCTCGCTGAGGGCCGACGCCCAGTCCCTGAGTCAGCAGGGGTggagttggggggggggtccctcctaaccctctttcttccctccccagcTCCACTAAATCCCCTTCCGCCTTCAGCGAGACTCGACTCCTTCTTTGCTGCGGGCGGGTGAGGAATAAGAGCTCCCCGAATACCCATGGGAGACCCCCGCATCCCCAGCTGCCTGGCTGCCAGAGTGGGGACGTGGG
Coding sequences:
- the SELENOM gene encoding selenoprotein M; the encoded protein is MRLPLLSPPLLLLLAAVAAATTTFRPDWNRLHGLARGRVETCGGUQLNRLKEVKAFVTQDIPLYHNLVMKHLPGADPELVLLGQRFEELERIPLSDMTREEINALVQELGFYRKASPDEPVPPEYLRAPARPAEGAPDRADL